The nucleotide window GGTTCAGAGGTTCCCTATCAGGAGGCCAGCTCCAGCGGCGCGACCAGCACGTCTTTCAAGGAAGCTGCGCTTTCACTGGAGGTGACGCCGCAGATCACTCCGGATAATCGCATCATCATGGAAGTCAAGGTAACCAAGGATGAGCCAGACTTCTCGCAAGCGGCGAGTACCGGCGGTATCCCAGCAATTCGCAAGAATGAAGTGAACGCCAAGGTGCTGGTCAGCGATGGTGAAACCATCGTGATTGGCGGCGTTTTCTCCAACACGCAGAGCAAGTCGGTAGACAAGGTTCCGTTCCTCGGTGATCTACCGTTCATTGGTCGAGTGTTCCGCCGCGATCTGGTTCAAGATCGGAAGTCCGAACTGCTGGTATTCATCACGCCACGGATCATGAATAATCAGGCGATCCAAGCCAGCCGCTAACCAGTGAATGCAGAATCTGATCCTCGTAGGCCCGATGGGAGCTGGCAAGAGCACCATCGGGCGTTTGCTTGCCAAAGAGTTGCGCTTGCCGTTCAAGGACTCGGACAAGGAGATCGAGCAGCGCACTGGCGCCAGTATCCCCCTGATTTTCGATGTGGAAGGTGAAGGCGGCTTCCGTGAGCGCGAGCACGCCGCCATTGCCGACCTTTGCATGTTGAACGGAGTAGTGCTGGCTACGGGTGGGGGCGCTGTGTTGCGGGAGGACAATCGTCGCGCATTGCGCTCCGGTGGACAGGTCGTTTATCTGTGCACGTCCGTGGAGCAGCAGCTGGAGCGAACTTCCAGGGATCGTAATCGTCCGCTCCTGCAGGCCGCAGATCCACGGGCTGTGTTGGAGACTCTCATGGCCGTTCGCGATCCGCTTTATCGAGAGATCGCTGACATCGTGGTGGAAACCGATGAGCGTCCGCCGCGACTGGTGGTGATGGAAATTCTCGATCGGCTTCACGCACTCCGGCACCGTGAAAGCCGTGGCGGAACTGCGCTATCCTAGCCTCCTTTTTTGGAGGCCTCATGCAGACACTTCAGGTCGATCTCGGCGAGCGCAGTTATCCGATAGAAATTGGCGAGCAACTACTGGACCGCGCCGATTTGCTATCCGCTCGAATCCGCGGCAAGCAGGTGGCGATCGTCACCAACGAGACCGTTGCGCCGCTGTATCTGGATCGACTGGCGCGTTCGTTGAGTGCTTTCTCGGTCACGCCGATCATTCTTCCTGATGGCGAAGCCCACAAGAATTGGCAGACGTTGCAGCTGATCTTCGATGGCCTGCTCGGCGCGCGACATGACCGCGGTACCACGATCGTCGCGCTGGGCGGCGGTGTGATCGGCGATATGGCCGGCTATGCTGCGGCCAGCTATCAGCGGGGCGTCGACTTCATCCAGGTGCCGACGACCTTGTTGTCGCAGGTTGACTCTTCGGTCGGCGGCAAGACCGGGATCAATCATCCGCTGGGCAAGAACATGATCGGTGCGTTCTACCAACCACGCGCGGTGATCATCGATACGACTACGCTAGGCACATTGCCGGCTCGTGAGCTATCAGCCGGACTCGCGGAAGTGATCAAGTATGGCCTGATCTGCGATGCGCCTTTCCTAGGGTGGTTGGAGGCTCATATCGAAGGCCTGCGCGCGCTGGACCCGCAGGTGTTGAGCGAGGCCATCTACCGTTCCTGTGCCGCCAAGGCGCGCGTAGTGGGGGCGGACGAGAGGGAGTCGGGAGTCCGTGCCATTCTGAATCTGGGGCATACCTTTGGACATGCCATCGAGACACATCAGGGCTATGGTGCCTGGCTGCATGGTGAGGCAGTGTCGGCAGGCACGGTGATGGCGCTGGAGATGTCGCGCCAGCTGGGCTGGATCGAAACTGCTGAGCGTGACCGTGCGATCCGCCTCTTGGTGCGCGCGGGTTTGCCGGTCGTACCGCCGCAGGATATGGAGACGTCGGACTTCCTGCGGCACATGGCGGTCGACAAGAAGGTTCTCGACGGCAAGTTGCGGCTAGTGCTGCTCAAGAAGCTCGGTGAGGCCGTCGTGACTGGCGATTTTCCCCGGAAGGCGCTGGAAGACACGTTGCGCGTCGACTATGGGGCGCTGACGCAACATTTAGGAGCGTAAGAAATTTCCATGACCAGTTTGTCTGCGGACGACTCGTTTCTGAATCATTACGGGTTCAGTCATGATCCTTTTGCCGCCCGTGTCCCGGGTTTCAAATTCTTTCCCGCTCAGCGCAAGCCTGTGCTGGGGCAGCTGCATCACCTGGCACGATACAGTCAGCTGCTATTGGTGGTGACCGGCCCGCAAGGGAGCGGCAAGACGCTGCTGCGCCAGGCGCTGGTCGCCAGCAGCAACAAGCAATCCGTGCAAAGCGTGGTGATTACGCCGCAGGAAACCGCAGATGCGGCCGCGATACTGCAGCAGGTGGCTCAGGCGCTGAACTTGCAGCGGAGCGATTTCGATGCGGTGATGGCGCAGATCGTCCAGTTGGCACTCACCGGCCAGGAGGTGTACCTGCTGGTCGATGATGCCGAGCGCCTCACCGGTGCGGCAATCGAGACACTGCTGCGCTTCGCGGCAGGCAGCCCGGAGGCACGGCCACACGTGTTTCTGTTTGGCGAGCCGGCGCTGGTTGGGCGGTTGGAGGCGCTCAGCGACGGACCGGGTGAGCGCTATCACGTCATCGCTCTGCAGCCTTACGAGGAGGACGAAACGCGTGAATACCTTGCTCAGCGTCTTGAGGGGGCGGGCAGTGGCCTGGAATGCCTGAGCGAGGAGCAAATCACGCGCGTTCATGAGCTGGCCGGCGGATGGCCTGGTGCAATTAACGAGGTTGCGCGAGAGGAACTGATCGAGGGTATGCAGGCGAACAAGAAGCGCTCGCGCGCTGGCGGTTTTTCCCTGCCTGTTCCGAGAAAACACCTGCTGGCAGTGCTTGCTGTGCTGGTCGTCGTTGGGCTGGCGTTGCTGTTTCGTGGCGCTGGGGAGCGGGATGCGGCGGCACCGAGCAGCACGGCGCTTCCGCTGGGCGGCGCACCGGCTGAATCACCAGCGACCGGTGAGGCCGCAATCGAGTTCGACGGTGCGGATCGGCCGGCGGCGCTGCCGCTGACAGGGGATGCCCAGCCGGTAATTCGTGAACCATTGGCCGCAGCAGCCGGAGGCGAGCAAGAGGATGGGGCGACCGACATGCAAAGCGATGTCGATTCACCCCGGCTGATGGATCCGGCGCCACTGCCACCGGCCGAGACGACACGCGAGCCTGTTATGGCACCGGCACCGGCACCGGCACCGGCACCGGCACCCGCACCCGCACCGATAGCGGCGCCTCCAGTTAGAACGCCCGTGCCGGCCCCGGCTCCTAAACCGGCGGCCCGGGCGAAGACGGCCACGAACGTGGCTGGAGGAAATTGGTACGCCAGCCAACCTAGCGGCAACTATCTGCTGCAGATTCTCGGAACGCGTAGCGAGCAGAGTGCGCAGGCGGTGATTGCCAAGCATGGTGCGAGCTACCGCTATTTCATCAAGCAGCACCAGGGTAAGCCGCTCTACGTAGTGACCTATGGCAGCTTCGCCAGCCGCACCGCAGCCACTGCGGCAATCAAGTCGCTACCGGCAGAACTGCAGTCGAGTAAACCGTGGGTTCGCAGCTTGGGTAGCGTCCAGCAGGAGATACGCAGGTAAGCAAAAATGCCCCAAAAAAGTGCGCAATGCACCGAATTGGGGCTTGCAAAAAAAAATTGTGTCGTTCCACGGTTGCTTTGTAAACTGCTCCCCCTTTCGCCCGCGTGAATGACGGGGCTCTCCTGTGCTCCGTCAGTAAGGGGTTGATTTACAACGCATTTAGCTGGTGGAGTGCCTATGAGAGCAGGTCTGTTTCGTCCTGAAGAGTTCAAGGATAACTGCGGCTTCGGTCTGATTGCCCACATGCAGGGCGAGGCAAGCCATCACCTGCTCAAAACCGCAATTGCGTCACTCACTTGCATGACTCACCGCGGCGGCATCAATGCCGACGGTAAGACCGGTGACGGCTGTGGCTTGCTGATGCAGAAGCCGGACGCTTTCCTCCGTGCCATGGCGCGCGAGCACTTTGCGACCGAGCTGCCGGATCAGTATGCGGTCGGCATGATCTTCCTCAGTCAGGACCCCAGCGAAGCCGACATCGCGCGCGCGCGCCTCAACGAAGAAGTTGCGGCACAAGGGCTGACGCTGGTCGGCTGGCGCGAAGTGCCGGTGGACACCAGCGTACTTGGCCGCCTCGCCCTCGAGCGTCTGCCGCGCATCGAGCAGATCTACGTGGCGGGCGCCGGCCTGTCCGAGCGTGATTTCGGTATCAAGCTGTTCTTCGCCCGCCGCCGGGCGGAGGTCGCGCTTGCCGACCGGGAGTTCTATGTCTGCAGCCTGTCGGACAAGGACATCATATATAAAGGCCTGATGATGCCGGCCGATCTGGCGCAGTTCTATCCCGATCTCGGCGACGAGCGCCTGGCGACCGCGATCTGCGTATTCCACCAGCGTTTCTCGACTAACACCCTGCCGCGCTGGCCGCTGGCCCAGCCGTTCCGCTATCTCGCGCACAACGGTGAAATCAACACCATCACCGGCAACCGCAACTGGGCGCAGGCGCGGCGACTCAAGTTCGCCAACGAACTGTTACCGGATCTGGAAAGCCTGGCGCCGCTGATCAACCGCACCGGCTCAGACTCCTCTAGCATGGACAACATGCTCGAGTTGCTGGTCACCGGCGGCATGGACCTGTTCCGCAGCCTGCGCATGATCATTCCGCCAGCGTGGCAGAACGTCGAAACGATGGACGCCGATCTGCGCGCGTTCTACGAATACAACTCCATGCACATGGAGCCGTGGGACGGCCCGGCCGGCGTGGTGCTGACCGACGGACGCCATGCGGTATGCCTGCTGGACCGAAACGGTCTGCGCCCGGCGCGCTGGGTGACGACGAAGAACGGTTATATCACTCTGGCTTCCGAGGTTGGTGTATGGGATTACCAGCCTGAGGATGTCATCGCCAAGGGCCGCGTCGGTCCGGGCCAGATTCTCGCCGTCGATACTCACACCGGTCAGATTCTGCACACCAGCGACATCGACAACCGCCTGAAAGCCCAGCATCCCTACAAGAAGTGGCTGCGCGGCACGGCGCTGCGCATCCAGTCGACCCTGGACGACAACGACCACGGCTCGGCAGTCTACGACGTCGACCAGCTCAAGCAGTACATGAAGATGTTCCAGGTCACCTTCGAGGAGCGTGATCAGGTGCTGCGTCCGCTGGCCGAGCAAGGTCAGGAAGCGGTCGGCTCGATGGGTGACGATACGCCGATGGCCGTGCTGTCGCACCGCGTGCGTTCGCCCTACGATTACTTCCGCCAGCAGTTCGCGCAGGTCACCAACCCACCGATCGACCCGCTGCGCGAAGCCATCGTCATGTCGCTGGAAACCTGCCTGGGGGCCGAGCGCAACGTCTTCGAGGAAACCGCCGATCACGCAAACCGCGCGATCCTGACCACGCCGGTGATCTCGCCGGCCAAGTGGCGGACCATCATGGAACTCGACCGCCCTGGTTTCGAGCGCCATTTCCTCGACCTGAACTACGATGAGAGCCTCGGCCTGGAGGCTGCGGTGCGCAACCTGGCCGAGCAGGCCGAGGAAGCGGTGCGTGCTGGCAAGGTTCTGCTGGTGCTCAGCGACCGCCACATCGCGCCGGGCAAGCTGCCGATGCACGCCTCGCTGGCGGTCGGTGCGGTGCACCATCGCCTGGTGGAAACCGGCCTGCGCTGCGATTGCAACATCCTGGTGGAAACCGCCACCGCGCGCGATCCGCACCATTTCGCGGTACTGATCGGCTTCGGTGCCACCGCCGTATATCCGTTCCTCGCCTACGAGGTGCTCAGCGACCTGATTCGCACCGGTGAGGTACTCGGCGATCTGTACGAGGTGTTCAAGCACTACCGCAAGGGCATCTCCAAGGGCCTGCTGAAGATCATCTCGAAGATGGGCATCTCCACCATCGCGTCCTATCGCGGGGCGCAGCTGTTCGAGGCGATCGGACTGGCGGAAGAAGTGGTTGAACTCAGCTTCCGCGGCGTCGCCAGCCGCATCCAGGGCGCGCGTTTCGTCGATCTCGAGGCCGAGCAGAAGGCACTCGCGGACGAGGCCTGGAATAACCGCAAGGCGATCCAGCAAGGTGGTCTGCTGAAATTCGTCCACGGTGGCGAATACCACGCCTACAACCCCGACGTGGTCGGCGCCCTGCAGGCGGCGGTGCAGTCGGGTGACTACGCCCGTTTCAAGGAATACAGCGCGCTGGTCGACAAGCGTCCGGTATCGATGTTGCGTGACCTGTTGGGCGTCAAGCTGGCGGAGCAGCCGCTGGCGCTGGAGGAAGTCGAGCCGCTGGATTCGATTCTCAAGCGTTTCGATTCCGCCGGCATCTCCTTGGGCGCCCTATCGCCCGAGGCGCACGAGGCGATCGCCGCGGCGATGAACCGCATCGGAGCGCGCTCCAACTCCGGCGAGGGTGGCGAGGATCCGGCACGCTACGGCACCGAGCGCAGCTCGAAGATCAAGCAGGTTGCCACCGGTCGCTTCGGCGTCACGCCGGAGTACCTGATCAACGCCGAGGTGCTGCAGATCAAGGTGGCCCAGGGCGCCAAGCCTGGCGAGGGCGGGCAACTGCCCGGGGGCAAGGTCAACGGCCTGATTGCCCGGCTGCGCTATGCCGTGCCAGGGGTGACGCTGATCTCGCCGCCGCCGCACCACGACATCTATTCCATCGAGGACTTGGCACAGCTGATCTTCGATCTCAAGCAGGTCAACCCTCGCGCGCTGGTGTCGGTCAAGCTGGTGGCCGAGCCGGGCGTCGGCACCATCGCCGCCGGCGTCGCCAAGGCCTACGCGGACCTGATCACCATCTCCGGTTATGACGGCGGTACCGGCGCCTCGCCGCTGACCTCGATCCGCTACGCCGGCTCGCCGTGGGAACTGGGTCTGGCTGAAACCCACCAGACCCTGCGCGGCAACGACCTGCGCGGGAAGGTGCGGGTGCAGACC belongs to Pseudomonas phenolilytica and includes:
- the gltB gene encoding glutamate synthase large subunit — protein: MRAGLFRPEEFKDNCGFGLIAHMQGEASHHLLKTAIASLTCMTHRGGINADGKTGDGCGLLMQKPDAFLRAMAREHFATELPDQYAVGMIFLSQDPSEADIARARLNEEVAAQGLTLVGWREVPVDTSVLGRLALERLPRIEQIYVAGAGLSERDFGIKLFFARRRAEVALADREFYVCSLSDKDIIYKGLMMPADLAQFYPDLGDERLATAICVFHQRFSTNTLPRWPLAQPFRYLAHNGEINTITGNRNWAQARRLKFANELLPDLESLAPLINRTGSDSSSMDNMLELLVTGGMDLFRSLRMIIPPAWQNVETMDADLRAFYEYNSMHMEPWDGPAGVVLTDGRHAVCLLDRNGLRPARWVTTKNGYITLASEVGVWDYQPEDVIAKGRVGPGQILAVDTHTGQILHTSDIDNRLKAQHPYKKWLRGTALRIQSTLDDNDHGSAVYDVDQLKQYMKMFQVTFEERDQVLRPLAEQGQEAVGSMGDDTPMAVLSHRVRSPYDYFRQQFAQVTNPPIDPLREAIVMSLETCLGAERNVFEETADHANRAILTTPVISPAKWRTIMELDRPGFERHFLDLNYDESLGLEAAVRNLAEQAEEAVRAGKVLLVLSDRHIAPGKLPMHASLAVGAVHHRLVETGLRCDCNILVETATARDPHHFAVLIGFGATAVYPFLAYEVLSDLIRTGEVLGDLYEVFKHYRKGISKGLLKIISKMGISTIASYRGAQLFEAIGLAEEVVELSFRGVASRIQGARFVDLEAEQKALADEAWNNRKAIQQGGLLKFVHGGEYHAYNPDVVGALQAAVQSGDYARFKEYSALVDKRPVSMLRDLLGVKLAEQPLALEEVEPLDSILKRFDSAGISLGALSPEAHEAIAAAMNRIGARSNSGEGGEDPARYGTERSSKIKQVATGRFGVTPEYLINAEVLQIKVAQGAKPGEGGQLPGGKVNGLIARLRYAVPGVTLISPPPHHDIYSIEDLAQLIFDLKQVNPRALVSVKLVAEPGVGTIAAGVAKAYADLITISGYDGGTGASPLTSIRYAGSPWELGLAETHQTLRGNDLRGKVRVQTDGGLKTGLDVVKAAILGAESFGFGTAPMIALGCKYLRICHLNNCATGIATQNEQLRKDHFIGTVEMVVNFFQFVAEETREWLAKLGVRSLGELIGRTDLLEILPGETAKQGNLDLTPLLGGSNVPADKPQFCEVEKNPPFDQGLLAEEMVRLAKGAIEAKSGGDFELEICNCDRSIGARVSGEIARLHGNQGMATAPITFRFKGTAGQSFGVWNAGGLNLYLEGDANDYVGKGMTGGKLIVTPPKNSAYASQDSAIIGNTCLYGATGGKLLAAGTAGERFAVRNSGAHAVVEGTGDHCCEYMTGGFVCVLGKTGHNFGSGMTGGFAYVLDMDNSFIDRVNNELVNLQRITGEAMEAYRSHLHGVLREYVAETASEWGAELLENLDDYLRRFWLVKPKAANLASLLSSTRANPQ
- the aroK gene encoding shikimate kinase AroK yields the protein MQNLILVGPMGAGKSTIGRLLAKELRLPFKDSDKEIEQRTGASIPLIFDVEGEGGFREREHAAIADLCMLNGVVLATGGGAVLREDNRRALRSGGQVVYLCTSVEQQLERTSRDRNRPLLQAADPRAVLETLMAVRDPLYREIADIVVETDERPPRLVVMEILDRLHALRHRESRGGTALS
- a CDS encoding AAA family ATPase — encoded protein: MTSLSADDSFLNHYGFSHDPFAARVPGFKFFPAQRKPVLGQLHHLARYSQLLLVVTGPQGSGKTLLRQALVASSNKQSVQSVVITPQETADAAAILQQVAQALNLQRSDFDAVMAQIVQLALTGQEVYLLVDDAERLTGAAIETLLRFAAGSPEARPHVFLFGEPALVGRLEALSDGPGERYHVIALQPYEEDETREYLAQRLEGAGSGLECLSEEQITRVHELAGGWPGAINEVAREELIEGMQANKKRSRAGGFSLPVPRKHLLAVLAVLVVVGLALLFRGAGERDAAAPSSTALPLGGAPAESPATGEAAIEFDGADRPAALPLTGDAQPVIREPLAAAAGGEQEDGATDMQSDVDSPRLMDPAPLPPAETTREPVMAPAPAPAPAPAPAPAPIAAPPVRTPVPAPAPKPAARAKTATNVAGGNWYASQPSGNYLLQILGTRSEQSAQAVIAKHGASYRYFIKQHQGKPLYVVTYGSFASRTAATAAIKSLPAELQSSKPWVRSLGSVQQEIRR
- the aroB gene encoding 3-dehydroquinate synthase; translated protein: MQTLQVDLGERSYPIEIGEQLLDRADLLSARIRGKQVAIVTNETVAPLYLDRLARSLSAFSVTPIILPDGEAHKNWQTLQLIFDGLLGARHDRGTTIVALGGGVIGDMAGYAAASYQRGVDFIQVPTTLLSQVDSSVGGKTGINHPLGKNMIGAFYQPRAVIIDTTTLGTLPARELSAGLAEVIKYGLICDAPFLGWLEAHIEGLRALDPQVLSEAIYRSCAAKARVVGADERESGVRAILNLGHTFGHAIETHQGYGAWLHGEAVSAGTVMALEMSRQLGWIETAERDRAIRLLVRAGLPVVPPQDMETSDFLRHMAVDKKVLDGKLRLVLLKKLGEAVVTGDFPRKALEDTLRVDYGALTQHLGA